A genomic region of Thermodesulfovibrio aggregans contains the following coding sequences:
- the rodA gene encoding rod shape-determining protein RodA, with product MLKIDRRLITYFDWITFAVVLFICIIGILTIYSATRPPLDEGEHPPFYVKQLIWLIIAVVFLFIFVTFDYTKLKNFWLIFYITGVLLLIIVLFAGKTAMGAKRWINLGFFSFQPSEIFKIVSIICLAAFLDNKQSPLSVKDTIKTLIIFGIIPFILIIKQPDLGTAILLFTITFIMIIYKGVPLRLLVLLFSLLIISIFFLWEIFWEGLKEYQKNRLIAFIDPSIDPKGIGYNIMQSVITIGSGGLFGKGFLEGTQGPLKFLPERHTDFIFPIFAEEWGFIGCTILLALYLTIFIRLFHTSVIAKDNFGKLLSIGFTSIFVLYFSINIGMTLGIMPVVGIPLPFMSYGGTTLVANFIGIALVINVRMRRFELFYP from the coding sequence ATGTTAAAAATTGATAGAAGATTAATAACATACTTTGACTGGATTACTTTTGCTGTAGTTCTTTTTATATGTATTATTGGGATACTGACAATTTATAGTGCCACAAGACCACCTCTCGATGAAGGAGAACACCCTCCTTTTTATGTAAAGCAACTGATTTGGCTTATAATAGCTGTGGTATTTTTGTTTATCTTTGTAACGTTTGATTATACAAAACTAAAAAATTTCTGGTTAATATTTTACATTACTGGAGTTTTGCTTCTCATTATAGTGCTTTTTGCAGGTAAAACAGCAATGGGAGCAAAACGTTGGATAAATCTAGGATTTTTCTCTTTTCAGCCTTCTGAAATATTCAAAATAGTCTCTATAATATGCCTTGCAGCTTTTCTTGACAATAAACAATCGCCATTGTCAGTAAAGGATACAATAAAAACTCTAATTATTTTTGGAATAATACCATTTATACTTATTATCAAACAGCCTGATCTCGGAACAGCTATTTTACTTTTTACAATCACATTTATAATGATTATTTATAAAGGAGTTCCTCTAAGATTGCTAGTACTTCTTTTTTCTCTGTTAATTATCTCAATATTTTTTCTGTGGGAGATTTTTTGGGAAGGACTGAAGGAATACCAAAAAAACAGACTAATTGCTTTTATTGATCCAAGTATAGATCCAAAGGGGATTGGTTACAATATTATGCAGTCAGTCATAACCATAGGCTCTGGTGGACTATTTGGTAAGGGATTTCTTGAAGGTACGCAGGGTCCTTTAAAATTTCTTCCAGAAAGACACACTGACTTTATATTTCCCATTTTTGCAGAAGAATGGGGATTTATAGGGTGCACTATACTTTTAGCACTTTATTTAACTATTTTTATCCGACTTTTTCACACATCTGTAATTGCAAAGGACAATTTTGGAAAGCTTCTTTCAATAGGTTTTACTTCAATTTTTGTTTTATACTTTTCTATAAATATTGGAATGACTCTTGGAATTATGCCAGTAGTAGGAATTCCTTTACCATTCATGAGTTACGGGGGTACAACATTGGTTGCTAATTTTATAGGAATTGCTTTAGTAATAAATGTTAGAATGAGAAGATTTGAGTTATTTTATCCATAG